One segment of Pseudomonas asgharzadehiana DNA contains the following:
- the mauD gene encoding methylamine dehydrogenase accessory protein MauD, translating into MNALIISSIFSWLMTLGLALAVWALARQIGLLHERIKPVGALSLGKTIKAGEIAPSFTLPSLNGGSVSIGGGNAQGQLTLLFFLSDTCPVCKTLLPVIKSIIEHERGRLRVVLASDGDIASHQTFIQAQRLEGFPYLLSREVGLAYQISKLPYGVLIDATGTVATHGLINTREHLESLFEAQALGFASMQAFQAAQTGTEHSLYKQVH; encoded by the coding sequence ATGAATGCACTGATTATCTCGAGTATTTTTTCCTGGCTCATGACATTGGGGCTGGCCCTGGCCGTATGGGCTCTGGCGCGCCAGATCGGCCTTCTTCACGAGCGAATCAAGCCCGTGGGCGCGTTATCACTTGGCAAGACCATCAAGGCCGGTGAAATCGCGCCGAGCTTTACGTTGCCCAGCTTGAACGGTGGCTCGGTCAGCATCGGCGGGGGCAATGCCCAGGGACAATTGACCCTGCTGTTTTTCCTGTCCGATACATGCCCGGTGTGCAAGACCTTGTTGCCCGTGATCAAGTCGATTATCGAGCACGAACGTGGACGTCTTCGAGTCGTTCTCGCCAGTGACGGTGACATCGCCTCTCACCAGACATTTATTCAGGCGCAACGTTTGGAGGGTTTCCCTTATCTGCTTTCTCGGGAGGTGGGTTTGGCCTACCAAATCAGCAAGTTGCCCTACGGCGTGCTGATCGATGCTACGGGCACCGTGGCCACTCACGGGCTGATCAACACCCGCGAGCATCTTGAAAGCCTCTTCGAAGCTCAGGCGCTGGGCTTTGCATCGATGCAGGCATTTCAAGCTGCCCAGACTGGGACTGAACACTCCCTTTACAAGCAGGTGCATTGA
- a CDS encoding DUF1302 domain-containing protein, with protein sequence MYKNKKSGAMVPQGFPYACSTLTLGVLTVSTLMWAQPSHAFRFGSEEGISGSFDSTLSYGFATRMQSPDCKLLGGDSGGCSNGTSTGLGKYYNLTKGNGYANADINYTNSDDGNLNYNKHDVFSEVLKGTHELSLQFGDGWSALGRVAWAKDFKMDNTRRTHLDDEAERDATERLDLLDLWVAKSFDLGDMPSKVKVGNQVISWGEEIFITGGINQINALSLPKYHTPGTQLKEVFIPAPMASFNVGLTDTLNLEAYYQFKWNAYGLDPVGTYYSGADVVGEGRRPIYYSTDYVDSFSGAGTCSASTPTGRCGEPLISGLNNAALVANGLAVPYGGERKPDNGGQYGVALRWTAEEIGTEFGFYYERYHDKLPFIGYTAVANPDALRTDNFFVNYGEDKDLFGLSMSTMVGPVAVAGEVSFRPNDSVGIDPTVPFGRAFTGSFNKYSVYDTGVHNGYVEEKKWQVDVNAIYTFAANDPLGFIPSSLGASDGFILAEAAVTYYPDLDTSGETPYFLPDYSLPDKTSWGYIAEIGINYPNLFGSGITVTPQLDFSHDVNGTTPNALPFIEGRKSLTSSLLFNYRDRWKGGLQWVQYWGGGGNNLMADRDFLSGNVSYSF encoded by the coding sequence ATGTATAAAAATAAAAAAAGCGGTGCGATGGTGCCGCAGGGTTTTCCGTACGCCTGCAGCACACTGACTCTTGGGGTTTTGACGGTATCGACGCTGATGTGGGCGCAACCGAGCCACGCGTTCCGCTTCGGTTCTGAAGAGGGCATATCAGGTAGCTTCGACTCCACCCTGAGCTACGGATTTGCCACTCGCATGCAGTCACCGGACTGCAAACTCCTAGGAGGCGATAGTGGTGGTTGCAGTAACGGTACCAGCACCGGGCTCGGTAAGTACTACAACTTGACCAAGGGCAACGGGTACGCCAACGCCGATATCAACTACACCAATTCCGATGACGGTAATCTCAACTACAACAAGCATGATGTTTTTTCTGAGGTGCTGAAGGGAACTCATGAGCTGAGTCTGCAATTTGGCGATGGCTGGAGTGCTCTGGGCCGAGTTGCGTGGGCCAAGGACTTCAAGATGGACAACACTCGGCGCACCCATCTGGACGATGAAGCTGAACGTGATGCCACTGAGCGTCTCGATCTTCTCGACCTGTGGGTGGCCAAGAGCTTCGATCTTGGCGATATGCCCTCCAAGGTCAAGGTGGGTAACCAGGTGATCAGTTGGGGGGAGGAAATCTTTATAACCGGTGGCATCAACCAGATTAACGCCCTCAGCTTGCCCAAATACCACACACCCGGAACGCAATTGAAGGAAGTATTCATCCCGGCTCCGATGGCATCCTTCAACGTGGGGCTTACAGATACCTTGAATCTGGAGGCCTACTATCAGTTCAAATGGAACGCCTATGGTCTGGATCCGGTAGGAACCTATTATTCTGGTGCCGACGTGGTGGGTGAAGGTCGACGACCTATTTACTATTCCACTGACTACGTCGACAGCTTTTCAGGCGCTGGTACCTGTAGTGCGAGCACGCCAACCGGTCGATGTGGTGAGCCGTTGATCAGCGGCCTGAATAACGCAGCGTTGGTCGCCAACGGGCTCGCTGTCCCTTACGGCGGCGAACGCAAGCCTGATAATGGCGGCCAATATGGTGTGGCACTGCGCTGGACGGCGGAGGAGATCGGGACGGAATTCGGCTTCTACTACGAGCGCTATCACGACAAGCTCCCGTTCATTGGCTACACCGCTGTAGCTAACCCTGATGCCTTGCGTACGGATAACTTCTTCGTCAACTATGGAGAAGATAAAGACTTGTTTGGCCTGTCCATGTCCACCATGGTTGGCCCGGTGGCTGTCGCAGGAGAAGTGTCATTCCGACCCAACGACAGTGTCGGCATCGACCCGACGGTTCCATTCGGTCGGGCTTTCACCGGCTCATTTAACAAGTACAGCGTATACGACACCGGTGTACATAATGGTTACGTCGAAGAGAAGAAGTGGCAGGTTGATGTTAACGCCATCTACACCTTCGCCGCTAACGATCCGCTCGGTTTCATTCCCAGCAGTCTTGGTGCATCTGACGGATTTATCCTGGCTGAGGCAGCAGTTACCTACTACCCGGATCTCGACACCTCTGGCGAAACTCCCTACTTTCTGCCGGACTACTCACTTCCAGACAAAACTTCCTGGGGCTATATCGCGGAGATCGGCATCAATTATCCCAATCTCTTTGGGAGCGGCATAACTGTCACGCCACAGCTTGACTTCAGTCATGACGTTAACGGGACTACGCCGAACGCATTGCCCTTTATAGAAGGTCGTAAGTCGCTGACCAGTTCTTTACTGTTCAACTACCGCGATCGCTGGAAGGGGGGCCTCCAATGGGTGCAGTACTGGGGCGGTGGCGGCAACAATCTGATGGCTGATCGCGACTTCCTCAGCGGCAACGTTTCCTACTCGTTCTGA
- a CDS encoding DUF1329 domain-containing protein: protein MKTLTFSLLSGAFCAALGAVSLQASGAVDVGKLGGDLTPVGAQRAGSADGTIPAWDGGLTKAPAGWSPGHGDPYAADKPLYSIDAGNVAQYQSKLPAGQVELIKMYPGYRLDVYPTRRSCAIPAEVAQRTKEFSGQGKIGADGWRLEQAVGATVPFPVPQSGIEVMWNYKLRYMAKGRRAQISYLARDTAGALSEVKQWAYEYYPYNDPSVKGPADTGDIEAKLLYDILTPSSRAGEMYLVHGYLDKPQDAWIYFPGQRRVRRAPSFAYDNPIAGGDGLYFVDQINMFTGALDRYDFKLIGKKEIVVPYNSYKLVDKANKYQNLIGQDYLKRDAQRYEMHRVWVVEATVKADKRHSFSKRVFFIDEDSWTLLHVDMYDAKGNLWRVQEGSIWADPGIQACTSFEYVSYDLVARRYIADGFTQEGEVLDLTAGMEGRVTDKMFNSNELRRRGER, encoded by the coding sequence ATGAAAACCCTCACTTTCTCATTGCTGAGCGGTGCGTTCTGCGCTGCGCTTGGCGCCGTTAGTTTACAAGCGTCTGGGGCCGTTGATGTTGGCAAGCTCGGAGGCGACCTTACCCCGGTTGGTGCGCAGAGGGCAGGCAGTGCCGATGGCACTATTCCAGCGTGGGACGGGGGGCTTACCAAGGCGCCTGCGGGTTGGTCACCAGGTCATGGCGATCCATACGCTGCCGACAAGCCGCTCTATTCGATTGATGCTGGTAACGTGGCGCAGTATCAATCGAAACTACCAGCCGGTCAGGTAGAGTTGATCAAGATGTACCCCGGCTATCGTCTAGATGTGTACCCCACCCGACGCAGTTGTGCTATCCCAGCTGAAGTCGCACAACGTACCAAGGAGTTTTCCGGGCAGGGCAAGATCGGTGCGGACGGTTGGCGCCTGGAGCAGGCAGTTGGCGCTACGGTGCCGTTTCCAGTGCCACAGAGTGGCATCGAGGTGATGTGGAATTACAAACTTCGCTACATGGCAAAAGGGCGTCGCGCTCAGATCTCTTACTTGGCACGGGATACTGCAGGTGCGTTGTCTGAGGTCAAACAATGGGCCTATGAGTATTACCCTTACAATGATCCTTCGGTCAAAGGCCCAGCTGACACCGGCGACATTGAAGCCAAACTACTGTACGACATTCTGACTCCATCGTCTCGCGCGGGTGAGATGTATCTGGTCCATGGCTACCTCGATAAACCACAGGACGCCTGGATTTATTTTCCCGGTCAGCGTCGCGTGCGACGTGCGCCATCCTTCGCCTATGACAACCCGATCGCGGGTGGCGACGGTCTGTATTTTGTCGATCAGATCAACATGTTCACTGGAGCCCTTGATCGTTACGACTTTAAACTTATCGGCAAGAAAGAGATCGTCGTGCCTTACAACTCCTACAAGTTGGTGGATAAGGCCAACAAGTATCAGAATCTGATTGGGCAGGACTACCTTAAACGCGACGCGCAGCGCTACGAGATGCATCGCGTATGGGTAGTCGAAGCGACGGTGAAGGCAGACAAGCGACACTCCTTTTCCAAGCGGGTGTTCTTCATCGACGAGGACAGCTGGACATTGCTGCATGTCGATATGTATGACGCCAAGGGCAATCTCTGGCGTGTGCAGGAAGGCAGTATTTGGGCGGACCCGGGCATTCAGGCCTGCACTAGTTTCGAGTACGTCAGTTACGACCTTGTCGCTCGTCGATATATCGCAGACGGTTTCACCCAGGAAGGCGAGGTACTTGACTTGACCGCCGGTATGGAAGGGCGCGTCACCGACAAGATGTTCAATTCAAACGAACTGCGCCGTCGCGGCGAGCGTTAA
- a CDS encoding methyl-accepting chemotaxis protein, giving the protein MTAINQMASSVEQIACNAATAAVAAQRSHGAAQESGAIMRQGSSEVRRLLEEVGVVQAIVSELDADSVRIALIMQLIRGVAEQTNLLALNAAIEAARAGEHGRGFAVVADEVRALAARTQKSSGEIETIVNGIREGTHRAVVAIERSLMHLHGSVAHADSAEGALQGIIGAAGEISDLASQIAISVEQQSAVTEEVSRNIAAVGQMAEEINQLAISAEQEQAEVAKQMKDLGQHIGRFKL; this is encoded by the coding sequence GTGACAGCTATCAATCAGATGGCCTCTTCGGTGGAACAGATCGCGTGTAACGCTGCAACTGCAGCGGTCGCGGCTCAGCGTTCGCACGGTGCAGCCCAAGAGAGCGGAGCAATTATGCGCCAAGGATCCAGCGAAGTTCGGCGGTTGCTGGAGGAAGTCGGAGTGGTGCAAGCAATCGTCAGCGAACTGGATGCGGACTCAGTTCGCATTGCCCTGATTATGCAGCTCATTCGTGGCGTGGCCGAGCAAACAAATCTTCTCGCTTTAAACGCTGCTATAGAGGCCGCTCGTGCCGGAGAACATGGGCGAGGTTTTGCCGTGGTAGCCGACGAGGTGCGGGCATTGGCAGCGCGCACTCAAAAATCGAGTGGCGAGATCGAAACCATCGTTAACGGTATCCGGGAGGGCACCCACCGCGCGGTGGTGGCAATCGAGCGTAGCTTGATGCATTTGCATGGCAGTGTCGCGCATGCCGATTCAGCGGAGGGTGCACTGCAAGGGATTATCGGCGCAGCGGGAGAGATTTCCGATCTGGCTTCCCAGATTGCTATTTCGGTTGAACAGCAGAGTGCCGTCACTGAGGAGGTGAGCCGCAACATTGCCGCCGTAGGTCAGATGGCTGAGGAGATCAATCAACTAGCTATTTCAGCAGAGCAGGAACAGGCCGAAGTGGCGAAACAGATGAAGGACCTTGGGCAGCATATTGGGCGTTTCAAGCTTTGA
- a CDS encoding MauE/DoxX family redox-associated membrane protein: MTATYLQDPVVHLSSALGLGLLLGAAALHKLQDGQSFARVLDDYRTALGLVLPRWLRSVLARLLPWLEMIAATGLLVSLWMPWAALGAAILIGLYAVVLAISVARGAVIEDCGCNFGGNHQALSGALVWRNVLLLLPVLNLMAPMQDRPLVWFDAVTLGFLLPSVAALYILTNLLISNRVSLRAL, from the coding sequence GTGACTGCAACTTATCTCCAGGATCCAGTTGTACATCTCTCCAGCGCGCTCGGCCTCGGTTTGTTACTGGGGGCGGCAGCACTGCACAAGTTGCAGGATGGGCAAAGTTTTGCTCGGGTGTTGGACGACTACCGCACTGCGTTGGGATTGGTGCTGCCTCGTTGGTTGCGTTCGGTACTGGCGCGTCTGCTCCCTTGGCTGGAAATGATAGCCGCCACTGGACTCCTGGTGAGCTTATGGATGCCTTGGGCTGCGCTGGGTGCGGCGATCCTCATTGGGCTCTATGCCGTGGTGCTGGCAATAAGTGTCGCGCGTGGGGCGGTCATTGAAGACTGTGGCTGCAATTTTGGCGGCAATCATCAAGCGCTGAGTGGGGCGCTGGTATGGCGCAATGTGTTGTTGCTTTTGCCAGTGTTGAACCTGATGGCGCCGATGCAGGATCGACCACTGGTGTGGTTCGACGCCGTCACGCTGGGCTTCCTGCTGCCAAGCGTTGCAGCCCTTTACATCCTGACGAATCTGCTGATCTCCAACCGTGTTTCCCTGCGAGCGCTGTGA
- a CDS encoding efflux RND transporter permease subunit, with protein sequence MLASLVLGLERFFFRHRLATLAVLAVITLVMGLFASRLEMSAGFDKQLPQQHTFIKTFNQYRDVLFGANRIIVVLHAKHGDIWNKQALTRLYDLTQAVFFMPGVDRRSVTSLWTPNTRAVQITEEGMKAEDVVGGDVTVGTLDDKAISGIRERTLIGGFVGSLVANDHSGAMIVAELADPDPQTGKRLNYLEFSQRLENDLRSKYADADYDVQIIGFAKQMGDIGAGAKSVIGFFALAFVLTALAVYWYTRSWALTFLPLFCSLVSVVWQFGTITLLGFGLDPLAILVPFLVFAIGVSHGVQQVNFISREVCAGADGMTAARRSFGGLLIPGTLALITAFVGFATLVLVPIPMIRELAITASVGVAYKIITNLIMLPVLASYFRFDAAYVARVERLRQRRDNVMVGLGRIAEPRNAAIGGVICLALMVLAVWQSHGRHVGHVLPGAPELHSDSRYNQDVESVVRHFSLGLDLFTVAVETPEGGCYRHDVMSYVDRLTWHLGNVQGVLSAQSLPALTKLSASGVNEGNPKWAALPVDELSLAEAVRQVPESLRLYNADCTLLPINLYLADHKASTLKQVVQAVELYRLEHTLEGVSVRLASGNAGVQAATNEVVETSELPMMLYVYLTILLLVLLVYRDWRAMVACCLPLTLATFLGYWFMKELDIGLTVATLPVMVLAVGIGVDYAFYIYNRLQMHLVEGLNIVEAFQLALREVGVATVFTAITLSVGVATWSFSALKFQADMGLLLTFMFMINMIMAITLLPAIAVMLDVLIPRRGPVRAPLVAH encoded by the coding sequence ATGTTGGCTTCTCTGGTGCTCGGACTCGAGCGTTTCTTCTTTCGCCATCGATTGGCGACCCTTGCCGTGTTGGCGGTGATTACGCTTGTCATGGGCCTGTTCGCGTCGCGTCTGGAAATGTCGGCGGGTTTCGACAAGCAACTTCCACAGCAGCATACGTTTATCAAGACGTTCAACCAGTACAGGGATGTGCTCTTCGGTGCCAACCGCATTATTGTGGTACTGCATGCCAAGCACGGCGACATCTGGAACAAGCAAGCGCTGACCCGATTGTATGACCTGACTCAGGCAGTGTTCTTCATGCCGGGTGTTGATCGCCGCAGTGTTACTTCGCTTTGGACACCCAACACGCGAGCTGTTCAGATTACCGAGGAGGGTATGAAAGCCGAAGACGTGGTGGGTGGTGACGTCACCGTCGGTACCCTCGACGACAAGGCCATTTCAGGTATTCGCGAACGAACGCTTATCGGCGGCTTTGTGGGTAGTCTGGTAGCGAACGATCATTCGGGTGCCATGATCGTCGCTGAACTTGCAGATCCAGACCCGCAGACAGGCAAGCGTTTGAACTACCTGGAGTTCAGTCAGCGTCTTGAGAACGATCTGCGCAGTAAATATGCCGACGCCGACTATGATGTGCAAATCATTGGTTTCGCCAAGCAAATGGGCGATATCGGGGCAGGCGCCAAGAGTGTCATAGGTTTCTTTGCACTGGCGTTCGTTCTCACCGCGCTCGCCGTTTATTGGTACACACGTTCGTGGGCACTGACGTTCTTACCGCTGTTTTGCTCTTTGGTTTCGGTAGTCTGGCAGTTTGGCACGATTACCTTACTTGGCTTCGGCCTTGATCCGCTTGCGATTCTGGTACCGTTCCTCGTGTTCGCTATTGGCGTATCTCACGGGGTGCAGCAGGTTAACTTTATCTCCAGGGAGGTTTGTGCCGGTGCTGATGGTATGACAGCCGCGCGCCGAAGTTTTGGGGGGCTTCTAATTCCCGGCACCTTGGCATTGATTACCGCCTTCGTTGGTTTTGCCACTCTGGTATTGGTGCCGATCCCAATGATCCGCGAGTTGGCGATTACCGCGTCGGTAGGCGTAGCCTATAAGATCATTACCAATCTGATCATGCTGCCAGTATTGGCTAGCTATTTCCGCTTCGACGCTGCCTACGTGGCCAGGGTGGAGCGCCTGCGCCAGCGGCGTGACAATGTGATGGTTGGGCTGGGTCGAATCGCTGAGCCACGTAATGCCGCAATTGGCGGCGTCATATGCCTTGCATTAATGGTGCTCGCGGTGTGGCAGAGTCACGGACGTCATGTGGGTCACGTTTTGCCTGGAGCACCCGAGCTCCATTCGGATTCGCGCTATAACCAGGATGTCGAGAGCGTAGTGCGTCACTTCTCACTGGGGCTGGACTTGTTCACCGTCGCAGTGGAAACACCCGAAGGTGGATGCTACCGACACGATGTGATGAGTTACGTGGATCGTTTGACCTGGCACTTGGGTAATGTGCAGGGGGTGCTTTCCGCCCAATCCTTGCCGGCGTTGACAAAGCTGTCAGCTTCTGGCGTGAACGAAGGCAATCCGAAGTGGGCGGCTCTGCCGGTGGACGAACTGTCTCTGGCTGAGGCGGTGCGCCAGGTGCCTGAATCTCTGCGACTGTATAACGCCGATTGTACCTTGTTGCCGATCAACCTTTACCTTGCCGATCACAAGGCCAGTACCTTGAAGCAGGTGGTGCAGGCTGTCGAACTCTACCGCCTGGAGCATACCCTCGAGGGCGTATCGGTTCGGTTGGCCAGTGGCAACGCCGGCGTGCAGGCAGCGACTAATGAGGTGGTGGAAACCTCTGAACTGCCAATGATGCTCTACGTCTATCTGACCATCTTGCTTCTGGTGTTGCTGGTCTATAGGGACTGGCGAGCGATGGTTGCCTGCTGCCTTCCGCTAACTCTCGCGACCTTCCTCGGCTATTGGTTCATGAAGGAACTGGATATCGGACTTACTGTCGCGACTTTACCGGTAATGGTACTTGCCGTGGGTATCGGTGTGGACTACGCGTTCTACATCTATAACCGCCTCCAGATGCATCTTGTCGAGGGCCTGAACATCGTTGAAGCCTTTCAACTTGCTCTGCGTGAGGTTGGAGTGGCCACTGTGTTTACTGCGATCACCTTATCCGTAGGTGTTGCCACGTGGTCGTTCTCTGCACTGAAATTTCAAGCCGACATGGGGCTACTGCTGACGTTTATGTTCATGATCAACATGATCATGGCCATTACCCTTTTGCCAGCAATCGCCGTAATGCTGGATGTCCTCATTCCTCGACGGGGTCCCGTTCGTGCTCCCCTGGTTGCACATTGA
- a CDS encoding WD40/YVTN/BNR-like repeat-containing protein has translation MSVIRSLRPMLLSLILLGAAAEGGGVAMPLAHAQNAPLLAVTQAGQRMIALGDHGVVILSDDGHTWRQAKSVPVDGLLTALSFVDAQQGWAVGHGGVLLKTDDGGETWTLLQRMEGQPVLLSVWFENTRHGIVVGAYGYAAQTEDGGQSWTRLSVGEEGDDYHLNHIFPGPDNSLFVAAEMGNAYRSMDRGTTWQKLDTGVRGSLWGGLGLRSGRLLLVGMSGRVLVSDNLGDSWRELSSGSQEAITAVAQRSDGRVTLVGNGGLVAESDANLERFNASRREDRLNLSALAPLDDGRLLLFGSVGVVQQ, from the coding sequence ATGTCCGTGATTCGTTCTCTGCGTCCGATGTTGTTGTCGCTAATTCTGCTGGGAGCCGCCGCTGAAGGCGGGGGTGTAGCCATGCCGCTGGCCCACGCACAAAACGCTCCGTTGCTCGCTGTAACTCAGGCCGGTCAGCGCATGATTGCGCTTGGCGATCACGGTGTGGTGATCCTGTCTGACGATGGTCACACCTGGCGTCAGGCCAAGAGCGTGCCGGTAGATGGACTGCTCACCGCTCTGAGCTTCGTGGATGCCCAGCAAGGCTGGGCAGTCGGCCACGGTGGCGTGCTGCTGAAGACCGATGATGGCGGCGAAACCTGGACCCTGCTGCAACGTATGGAGGGGCAGCCAGTGCTGCTTTCGGTCTGGTTCGAAAATACCCGTCACGGCATCGTTGTTGGCGCTTACGGTTATGCTGCCCAGACCGAGGACGGAGGCCAGAGCTGGACACGTCTGAGTGTCGGCGAAGAGGGGGACGACTATCATCTCAATCATATTTTCCCGGGGCCCGACAACAGCCTTTTCGTTGCTGCAGAGATGGGGAATGCCTACCGCTCTATGGATCGCGGCACTACATGGCAGAAGCTCGATACTGGAGTCAGGGGGTCGCTGTGGGGTGGTCTCGGTCTGAGATCCGGCAGATTGCTTCTTGTTGGAATGAGTGGCCGAGTGTTGGTCAGCGACAACCTGGGTGACAGCTGGCGCGAACTGAGCAGTGGCAGCCAGGAGGCAATCACGGCTGTCGCCCAGCGGTCTGATGGTCGCGTGACACTGGTGGGTAACGGTGGGCTGGTCGCCGAATCGGACGCCAACCTGGAGCGCTTTAACGCCTCGCGCAGGGAGGATCGTCTTAACCTGTCTGCGCTGGCACCCTTAGATGATGGGCGTCTGCTGCTGTTCGGTTCTGTAGGAGTGGTGCAGCAATAA
- a CDS encoding amine dehydrogenase large subunit encodes MLNRSLRYLMCGLSLINVASPVVASPAPMTSATQFEPEEVRVEVLGDHRDQNWFWAWGSNAPSMASGRVLLFDDSGRNLGQLSTGMWFNSLVPSRKRDELYAVETYFSRGVRGERTDVVTVYDSKTLSPKREIAIPAKRMTALISTGLSALSDDDRFLLVFNFTPAQSVSIVDLENNRFVKEVATPGCAAMYSAGPRDFYSICGNGAFLHLKLDDQGEVIKQERSAPLFDPLQDLLLTTGTRKGNTWYFVSQKNFAYGLQMSASGIAQSQRWSLVSDQERADGWGVAGNHGTALHEKSGRLYVLMHQDKPENYQKPGTEVWVYDTKTQQRVSRIKLNELSVAIAVSKGEQPRLYSLDWMVPMPAEFITAIYTSKGEAGLMPLMRQSINLYDADSGKHLRSIDEIPVGAMNEVMSW; translated from the coding sequence ATGCTCAATCGTTCACTCCGATATCTGATGTGCGGTCTGTCATTGATCAACGTGGCGTCGCCAGTAGTAGCGTCTCCGGCACCAATGACATCCGCGACGCAATTCGAGCCGGAGGAAGTTCGAGTCGAAGTACTTGGCGATCACCGTGACCAAAACTGGTTTTGGGCTTGGGGGAGTAATGCTCCAAGCATGGCAAGTGGTCGCGTCTTGCTGTTTGATGACAGTGGTCGCAATCTCGGGCAGCTGAGCACCGGGATGTGGTTCAACAGCCTGGTGCCCTCGCGAAAGCGCGACGAACTCTACGCTGTGGAAACCTACTTCAGTCGAGGTGTTCGCGGTGAGCGCACAGATGTGGTCACCGTCTACGACTCCAAGACGTTGAGCCCCAAACGCGAGATCGCTATTCCAGCCAAGCGCATGACCGCCCTGATTTCCACGGGGCTGAGTGCACTGTCGGACGATGATCGTTTCCTCTTGGTGTTCAACTTCACTCCGGCGCAATCGGTCAGCATCGTTGACCTCGAAAACAATCGGTTTGTGAAAGAGGTCGCCACGCCTGGCTGCGCTGCTATGTATTCTGCCGGCCCACGGGATTTTTACTCCATCTGCGGCAACGGTGCCTTCTTGCACCTCAAGCTTGACGATCAAGGTGAGGTGATCAAGCAAGAGCGCAGTGCTCCACTCTTCGATCCACTGCAGGATCTTTTGCTGACCACCGGTACTCGCAAGGGCAATACCTGGTACTTCGTGTCTCAGAAAAACTTTGCCTATGGGCTCCAGATGAGCGCCAGTGGCATAGCTCAGTCGCAGCGGTGGTCATTAGTCAGCGACCAGGAGCGGGCGGACGGGTGGGGAGTGGCTGGTAATCACGGTACTGCGCTGCACGAAAAGAGCGGTCGCCTGTACGTTCTGATGCATCAAGACAAGCCGGAAAACTACCAGAAGCCCGGTACCGAAGTTTGGGTCTATGACACTAAAACCCAGCAACGAGTGTCTCGCATAAAGCTTAACGAATTAAGCGTTGCCATTGCCGTCAGTAAGGGCGAACAACCACGCCTCTACAGTCTGGACTGGATGGTACCCATGCCTGCGGAGTTCATAACCGCAATCTATACGTCCAAAGGCGAGGCTGGGCTCATGCCGCTCATGCGCCAGAGTATCAATTTGTATGATGCCGACAGTGGAAAGCACTTGCGTAGTATCGATGAGATACCGGTAGGGGCTATGAACGAGGTGATGTCGTGGTGA
- a CDS encoding methylamine dehydrogenase light chain yields the protein MKWFDEATEIFARTTARSTSRRGFLGGLGTVLIGAGAATLLPVYRGSAFAQSASTLVEEGDPNSCEYWRYCAIDGFLCGCCGGSATSCPPGTVRSDITWIGTCHNPADGKDYVISYNDCCGKENCGRCICQRDQGDSPMYRPQSSNDINWCAGSHADMPYHCSLSVVIGVKG from the coding sequence ATCAAATGGTTTGACGAGGCCACCGAAATTTTTGCCCGCACCACGGCTCGCAGTACTTCGCGGCGCGGCTTTCTGGGTGGGTTGGGCACAGTACTGATCGGCGCGGGAGCGGCGACGCTCCTGCCGGTCTACCGCGGTAGTGCTTTTGCTCAGTCGGCTTCCACCTTGGTAGAGGAGGGCGACCCTAACAGTTGTGAATACTGGCGATATTGCGCGATCGATGGATTTCTTTGCGGTTGCTGCGGTGGGTCGGCGACCAGTTGCCCGCCAGGCACCGTACGTTCGGATATTACGTGGATCGGTACATGCCATAACCCGGCCGATGGGAAGGACTATGTGATTTCCTATAACGATTGCTGTGGTAAGGAAAACTGTGGCCGTTGCATATGCCAGCGCGACCAGGGCGATTCACCCATGTACCGTCCGCAGAGCTCCAATGACATCAACTGGTGCGCCGGCAGTCATGCAGATATGCCTTATCACTGCTCGCTGTCCGTGGTAATCGGCGTGAAGGGGTAA